A genomic segment from Salvia splendens isolate huo1 chromosome 13, SspV2, whole genome shotgun sequence encodes:
- the LOC121763043 gene encoding NHP2-like protein 1: MTAEAVNPKAYPLADSQLSMTILDLVQQAANYKQLKKGANEATKTLNRGISEFVVMAADTEPLEILLHLPLLAEDKNVPYVFVPSKQALGRACGVTRPVIACSVTSNEGSQLKSQIQQLKDAIEKLLI; encoded by the exons ATG ACTGCCGAAGCTGTGAACCCCAAAGCATATCCCTTGGCGGATAGCCAGTTGTCGATGACAATTCTCGATTTGGTTCAGCAAGCTGCCAATTACAAGCAGCTCAAAAAGGGTGCTAATGAAG CTACCAAGACTCTGAACAGAGGGATTTCTGAGTTCGTTGTTATGGCTGCTGATACTGAGCCCCTTGAGATTCTTCTTCATCTCCCACTTCTTGCTGAGGATAAG AATGTGCCGTATGTGTTTGTTCCATCTAAGCAAGCTCTTGGTCGGGCGTGTGGAGTTACAAGACCAGTGATTGCCTGTTCTGTGACTAGCAATGAGGGAAGCCAGTTGAAATCTCAAATTCAGCAACTGAAG GATGCAATTGAGAAGCTCCTGATCTGA
- the LOC121763026 gene encoding mitochondrial dicarboxylate/tricarboxylate transporter DTC-like: MAAENPKSAGVWPTVKPFVNGGASGMLATCVIQPIDMIKVRIQLGQGSAGEVTKNMLKNDGIGAFYKGLSAGLLRQATYTTARLGSFRILTNKAIEANDGKPLPLYQKALCGLTAGAIGACVGSPADLALIRMQADATLPAAQRRNYTNAFHALYRIVADEGVLALWKGAGPTVVRAMALNMGMLASYDQSVEFCKDTLGLGETATVVGASSVSGFFAAACSLPFDYVKTQIQKMQPDAQGKYPYTGSLDCTMKTLKAGGPFKFYTGFPVYCVRIAPHVMMTWIFLNQIQKLEKKAGL, translated from the exons atggcCGCCGAGAACCCGAAGTCAGCTGGAGTTTGGCCCACGGTGAAGCCCTTTGTTAATGGGGGTGCATCTGGAATGCTCGCTACCTGCGTTATTCAGCCTATCGATATGATCAAG GTGAGAATACAGCTTGGCCAAGGATCAGCTGGTGAGGTGACCAAGAACATGCTTAAAAACGATGGTATTGGTGCCTTTTACAAG GGTTTGTCTGCTGGGCTTCTTAGGCAAGCAACATATACAACTGCTCGTCTTGGGTCGTTCAG GATTTTGACAAACAAAGCAATAGAGGCTAATGATGGGAAGCCGTTGCCTCTTTACCAGAAGGCTCTATGTGGATTGACTGCAGGAGCAATCGGGGCATGTGTTGGCAGTCCTGCTGATTTGGCACTCATTCGTATGCAAGCTGATGCAACACTACCTGCTGCGCAACGAAGGAATTATACTAACGCATTTCATGCCCTTTACCGTATTGTTGCTGATGAAGGAGTGCTAGCTCTGTGGAAAGGTGCCGGTCCAACTGTGGTGAGGGCTATGGCGCTCAACATGGGTATGCTTGCTTCGTACGATCAAAGTGTGGAGTTCTGCAAGGATACTCTTGGTCTTGGCGAAACTGCTACAGTCGTAG GGGCCAGTTCGGTATCAGGTTTCTTCGCTGCAGCCTGCAGTTTGCCCTTTGACTACGTGAAAACCCAAATCCAGAAAATGCAACCTGATGCTCAAGGGAAGTATCCTTACACGGGCTCTCTCGACTGTACCATGAAGACATTGAAAGCAGGAGGACCCTTCAAATTTTACACTGGATTTCCAGTATACTGTGTCAGGATTGCTCCTCATGTCATG ATGACCTGGATTTTCTTGAACCAAATCCAGAAACTTGAGAAGAAGGCCGGGCTGTAA